GTATCCCCACCCGGACAACGACAGCCGGATGGTGGCGTATACGAAGGACGGCATCAACGTCGGCGTGATGATTACCTGCGAAGAAGGCGAGTTCCGTGGCGGGCGCGGCGGCGGCGTCGTGCTGGACCCGGACGGCAACGTGATCAAGCGGTACCGCGGCGGCAGCGGCGACCGGCACGTGCGCAACTTCGTCGAGGCGGTCAAGGCGCGCGACCACACGATGCTCACCAGCGAGGTCGAGGGTGCGGCGGTGTCGGCCGGGCTCGCGCACGTGAGCAATATCGCCTGGCGGGTCGGACACGCGATGGGCAAGGAAGATGTCGAGGCGTCACTTGGCACGGTCGACCAGCACCGCGAGGCGCTGGACCGCTACACGGCCTACCTCGGCGAGCGCGGCGTGGACCTGGGCGATGAGCAATGGACCTGTGGGCCCAAGCTCACGTTCGACTCGGCCGCGATGCGGTTCACCGGCCCGATGGACGACGCGGCCAACGCGCTGGTCCGGCGGGAATACCGCGATGGGTTTGCGGTGCCGGAGGAGGTTTGAACGCTAACTGATGGGTGCCACATAGCGCAGCTATGTGTTGCTCGTGGTATGTCGCTCAGGGTCCTGCACACAGCTGCGCTATGTGGCACCCGGCGGTCCCACAGATGAAAACTGTGGGCTTCGGTTACGCTATGCCATAGAGCCATGGCGTTATCGCGGACGAAATCGCGTCGGGACACGAAGCAGCAGGCGCTGAGCGACCGCGCGACCGGCAAACGCTCGGGCGGGTGCGCCTTGGTGTTGTTCGGCCTGGTGTTCTTCCTCGCGGGGCTCGGCACGCTGGTCTGGATGGCGGTGATCCCGCTGTCCAAGGTCGCTGCGGCACGGAGCTGGCAGCCCGTGCCCTGCGCCGTCGTGTCGTCGCAGGTCACGACGCACAGCGACTCGGACGGCACGACCTACGGCATCGAACTGGTCTACGAATACGAGTTCGGCGGCCAGACGTATACCTCCGACCGGCGGTCGTTTGGCATCCACGGCTCGTCGTCGGGCTACAAGGGTAAGAAGAAGTTTGTCGATGCCCACCCGCCGGGCCACGCGATGACGTGCTATGTCGACCCGTCGGACCCGGGCGAGGCGACGCTCGAGCGCGGGGTCGGGCTGTCGTTTCTGTGGGCGCTGTTCCCGCTGCCGTTTTTGCTGGCGGGGTTCTTCATCATGCGGGCGGGGGTGAAGTCCATGCGCGGGGGCGGGAAAGGCGCGGACTGGCGTCCCGACGCGCTGCGTGAGGGGGAGCACGGCGTCTTGCCGGTGGCGGGCGAGCACGAGGCCGGGCCCGTCGTGCTTCGGCCGCGCGGCCAGCGGCTGGGCGGGGCGGTCGGGCTACTGGTGTTCGGGCTGATCTGGAACGGCGTCGTCGCGTTCCCGGTCACGCAGGTCGTCGGCGGCTGGCGGTCGGGCGACCCGGACCTCTGCCTGTCGCTGTTCATGCTCCCGTTCGTCGCGGTGGGCATCGGTGTGATGCTGATGTGGGTTAGGCAGGTGATGCTGGTCTTTGCGCCGGTGATCGAGGTGGAGCTCAGCCGATCGGCGCTGGCGGTGGGCGAGACGGCCGAGCTCAGGTGGCGGGTGCAGGGCCGGCTGTGGCGTCTGACGGCGATGACGATTGTGCTGGTCGGCGAAGAGAAGGCGACCTACCGGCGGGGGACAGATACGGTGACGGATACGCACGCTTTTTTTGAGCAGACGGTGGCCGGGGCCGACGGCAGCGGGCAGACTTTCCAGACGCTCCCGGCCGTGCCCGAGCGGGGGAGCACGACGGTCACGATCCCCGCGGACACGATGCACAGCTTCGACGCGCCCAACAACAAAATCGTCTGGTCGATCAAGGTCAGCGGCGAAGTCCACCGCTGGCCCGACCCGAAAGACACCTACGAACTCACCATCCTTCCCCGGCCGACCGATACAGAGGCGTAACGCAAACGATGCCCGATCCGAATGACAACCTGACGCTGACGCTCGACCGTACCGCCGGCGGGTACCGCCCGGGCGAAGCGATCACCGGGCTGATGCGCTGGTCGCTTACGCAGCCGGCCGAGCGGATCGATGTCCGGCTGTTTTGGTGGACCTCGGGCAAGGGCTCGTCGGACTCGGGGCTGGCGGGCGAGCTGAAGTTTGAGGGGCTTGCGGCGTCGGGCGAGCAGGCGATCGTGTTTGATGCGCCGGCGGGGCCATACAGTTTTTCGGGCAAGCTGGTGACAATCCAGTGGGCGGTCGAGGCGATCGCCCGGCCGGGCAAGCAGGTCGCGCGGGCCGAGTTTGTGTTATCGACAAGTGGGACGGAGGTGACGGTTTGATTGGGCGTGCAGGCGATCTACAGTTAGAAAAGGGGTGCCACACAACTGCCCGAAGGGCTGCTGTGTGCGGGGACACAATCAGGCATGGTTCAGCCGGACACACAGCAGCCCCGGGAGCAGTTGTGTGGCACCCGGATCGTGCGGCGAGTGCGAGCACGCGGCCTTGCGACAACCCGTTCCGGGCGCAGCGGCTCGATGCGCTGCGGTATGCCGAGGACGGTGTGGTCGTGGATGAGGTGGTCGAGAAGCTCCGGCAAAAGTGCTACCGCGGCGCGCTGGTTGGGCCGCACGGCACGGGCAAGACCACGCTCCTGCGCGAGGTCGGCGACCGGCTGATCGGAGAGGGGCTTTCGCCCATGCCGCTGTTTATCAACAGTGATGAGCGCGGCACGCTGCCGCGGCATTGGCGGTCGGCGATCCGCATGGCGGGGCACGGCGACGCGCTATTGCTCGACGGCTACGACCTGCTGCCCCTGTGGGCCCGGGCGTGGGTGCTGCACGCCTCGCGCGGCGCGAGCGCCGTCGTGGTGACGAGCCATCGGCGCTGCGTCTGGAAGACGGTTGCGAAAACGACGAGCAGCCCGGCGGTGCTTCGGCGGCTGGTCAGTGAACTCACCGAAGAAGACGACGCGGCATTGATCGACTGCGATGCGCTGTGGCACAAGCACCAAGGCAACCTGCGCGACGCGCTGCGCGAGCTTTACGACCGGCATTAGCGCCGGGTGTCGGAACAGCGGCTCGCATTACTCCACCGCGATGAGCACGGATTCGTGGACCATGTCCAGGCCGGGTATGGTTTGCTCGGCGTGGACAAGTAGGCCGACGCTGGCGTCGTAGGTGTTGGTGGAGACGTAGCTGTTTTGCGGGCCGTGCTCGGTGATCTCGACGAGTGTGACACCGTCGACCTGGTAGACGTCCGTGACGACAATGCGGTAGCCGATGTCGGGGTCTACGTCGAGGTCCTGGCCGTCTTCGAGCTGCGTCAGGACATCGGGCGCGATGTAGAGCCCCAGGCGCTGGTTGGTGCAGAGCATCTGTTCGACGGGCTGGGATGCGGCGTCGTCCATCGGGGGGGCGCCGCGTTGGGCGTGGCGCTGCATCGAGACGGCGACCTGCATGATCGACTCGGTGCTTTGGCCCAGGTCGAACGTGACCGCGCGCCCGATGCTTTGTGGGGGGAGCCCGGGCGTCACGTTGGTGGAGGTGAAGTCGTAGACGAGTTTGTCCAGCCCGCGGACGCGATCGGTGTACTGCGTGCCGTGCCAGGGGAGCTGCGCGACGCGGTAGGACCGAAACTCGGAGTTGTTGATGGCGGTCCCTTCGTCGTTGTCGAGCGTCTCGCTCTGGTAGAGGACCAGCCCGGTGCGTTGGTCGTAGACCCGGCGGGTGGTGTGTGTGCCGTTGTTCTGCTGGGTCCGGGTGAAGTGGATCGCGTCGTAGGTGTCGCCGTCGATGGTGTAGGGTGCGAGCTCGATCTTCGGGTTGGCGTCGGGGTCGGTGGTGACGGGGATGTTTTGGAGTTCGGAGCGTGGGACCCATAGCTGGCCCCCGCTGGCGGCGTCGACGAGCATGAGCTGGACATCGCTGAGCTGGGGCCGGGTCTCGTTGAGCGGGATGACGTAGTTGCGGTACTCCATCAGGACGCCTGCGGGTGTGACGGCGATGATGTCGTACTGCTGGTAGCCCGTGCCCGCGGTGCCGATGCGTGGGTTTTGGGGGTCGTTCTTTTTGAGGGTGTTTGCGACCTGGCCGTAGAGCGTGATGCGTGCGCCGGGCACGACCCAGTCGGGCGCGGCGTCTTGCGCCCAGGGCTCGTCTTGCCCGGGTTGTTGCGGCGGCTGGCCCGGGGTGTTGCCGTGCTGTGCCCAGCCGTTGGGTGGGCCGTCTTCGCTCAGCGCGCATGGCGCAAAGAGCAGGGCGGCAAGGATCGTGAGGCATGTCACGAGATGGGTGGATCGTTGTTGCATGGCGTGGCCTGTGTGGGGGTCGGCTTGTGTCCTTGGCGCGTTACGGTGTCGGGCGGGTTGGGTTCTCATACAAATATGCGTCAACCCAACGCATTCGGGGCCACGGGCATGCAGGGTGTTGCCCTGGCCCGCCCGGGCCCCGATCCACGGAACAAACTGGGATGCGTTGCCCGGCAGGTGGGAGCTATTCGACGCGTTCGAGCTGGGACTCGATCCGCTGGCTCATCGCGGGCTGGGTCCACTCGGCGGCGACCTGGAGCCCGACGCTCGCGTCGTAGGTGGCCTTGTTGTGGTAGCTGTTGCCCCGGCCCTGCTCGGTGATCTCGACGAGGGTGACGCCCTGGACCTGGTACACGTCCGTGACGACGATGCGGTAGCCGATGGTCGGGTCTTCGTCGAGGACCTGGCCGTCTTCGAGTCGGATGAGCACGTCCGGGTGGATGTAGAGCCCCATGCGCTGGCCGGGGCAGATCGGCTCCTGGCGTTCGTTGGTCTGGTTGGGGCCCTCGGGCATGTCGATGTCGAACGTGAGGTTGACGGCGATAAGCTGCGGGCTCGCGACGGCGAACGCGAACTCGGCCTCGAAGTCCATCTCCATGTCGGGCATCCGCTCGATCCCGGGCGTCGGGGGCGAGACGAAGACCATCGCGCCCTCGTAGATAAGCTTGTTGAGCCCCTGGATCTGCTCGGTGAATTCGGTGCCGATCCACGGGAGCTGCGCGACGCGGTAGCCGGCGTACTGCGCGCTTTCGTGGTTGCGGTTCTGCGCGTCTTCGGTGAGGTTGCTTTCGGCCAGTCGGATGCCGGTGCGGATGTCGTAGACCCGGCGGATGGTGGTGTTGCCCGACTTGTTGACGAAGTGGATGGCCTCGTAGGTCTCGCCGTTGATCTCGATGGGTTCTTTCGTAATGGTGGCGTTGGGGTCGCTGTCCGTGGGCTGGGTCGCGGCGATCACGGTGGGCTGCATCCAGAGCCCGCCGCCCGTGGCGTGGTCGGTCAGCGCGATGTGTGTGCCGCTGAGCTCGACGGGTCGGCCCGGCTCGTAGGCCATGTAGCTGCGTGCCTGGATCACGACGCCGTCGGGCGTGACCGCGACGATGTCGTACTGTGTAAACCCGGTCCCCGCCGTGCCCGGGGCCTGGTTGGGCCTGACCTCTTTGGGGCCGCTGGCAAACATGAAGGCGTCGGTGATGCGTGCGCCGGGCACGACCCACTCGGGCGCGGCGGCCTGCTGGGCCGGGTTGCCGCCCGGGCCGTTGCGGTCCAGCGGGTTCGCGGCGTCGTCGGCCCTGGCGGTGGGCACGAGCAGCAAGGCCAGCGCGACAAGCGGTGCGGCAAGACGCCAGCGCGTCCGGGTCTTGTGTCGGCGGCGGGTGGGCGTTGGCGTGGTGGGAAGCATGACGGGAACCGATCTTGGGTAGGTGGTGATTGGGCTGTTGTTTGCGGCGGGCTCGTGCGGTCCGCTTGTTCGTTTACTCGACGCCGGTCAGGTTCAGTTCGATCCGCCGCATCTGCGACGGGTGGTGGCCGACGTAGGCGACCTGCAGGCCGACGCGGGCGTCGTAGGTGACGACGACGCTGTGGGTATTGGCCTGGCCTTGTTCGGTGAGTTCGACGAGGGTCACGCCGTCGACCTGATAGATATCGGTGACGCGGATCGAATAGCCGATGACGGGGTCTTCATCCAGGACCTGCCCCCGCTCGAGGCCCGCCAAGACCTCCGGGGCGATGTAGATCCCGAGCCGATGGCTCGGACTCAGGACACCCTCCTGCTCGGTGGGCTCGCCGGGGCCCAGGCCCTGGATCTCGACCCGAGTCGTCGCGTCGATCGCGTCGGCGGCGGGCGCCTGGATCGCGATGGAGACCTTCATGGGATGCACATTGTCGGGGACCCGGTCCAGGCCCGGTGTCTGGGGCATGACCGCGACAAAGGCGCCTTCGTAGGCGAGGCCGCGAAGCCCGCGCACCTGTTCGGTAAATCGCGTGCCGACCCAGGGCAGCTCGCTGACACGGTAGCCGGCCAGTTCGGTGCTCTGATGGCTGCGCAGGTCGTCGGTGTCGGTGATCTGGCTCTGGTAGAGCTGGATGCCGGTCGCCGTGTCGTAGACCTGCCGGATGACCGTATCGCCGGAGCTAAGCACCCAAGCGACCGCGTCGTAGGTGTGCTCCCCGATCGTGTACGGGGCGCGGTAGGCCCGTGAGATGCCGTCGCCCCGCCCGTCCAGCGCTCGCTGGATCATGGCCGGCGTCACCCACAACCCCCCGCCCGTGGCGTGGTCGTAGAGCTTGGACTGGATGACGAAGCTGAGTTCGGGCAGGTTGTTCGTGGCCGGGTTGAGGGTGTAGAAGCGCACCTCCATCAGCACCCCGTCCTCGGTGATCGCGACAATGTCGTACTGGACGTAGGAATACCCACCCGTGCCGGTGTTGTAGAGCCGGCGGTCGCTGGCGCGTTGCTCCTCGCGCTGGCGGGCGCGCCGCTCGACCTCGTCGGCCGGGAGCCCCGCGTCGATGTCGCGCTGGCGGGCACGCTCGTCGTCCTCACGCCAGCGGTTGTCGCGGGCGCGGTTGCGTTTGGTGTGCTGGCTCGACATGGCGTACTGCGTGATCCGCGCCCCGGGCACGACCCACTCGGGGACGGCCGTTTGGGTCTGCCCCCGGCCCGCGTCGTGCGGTGCTTCCGGGCGGGGCTGGGCATCCGCCTTGGGCGCGAGCAGCAGGGCGATCATCAGCACAGCGACGGCCAGCAGCGTGCCGTGCATCGAGCCGGAGTCGTCTTGGGTCGGTCGGGGTCGCTGATTCATCGTACACCTGCGTTGGGTTGGTAGACTCTGATGCTGACGATCATCCCAAAGACGACCGCCCCCACCAAGGGGTTTCTCACCTTCCTATGCGTCGTGTCGGCTCGATCGGGGCCAGCGTTGGGAGAAAAAGGATCGAAAATGGCGTTTTTGAGTTGGTAGAGCGCTTCCCTGCCCCAAGAACGCCCCGATCAACGCGCGCAAAATAGCCCGCAGCAAACCGCTGCGCGGTGCATCGATGTCGCTGGGCGTTGCAAGTTTTTGATGACACGGCCGCGCAGCAGTTTGCTGCGGGCTATGGATCAGATGCGTTTGTTGTGGCGTTACCCCAGCCCCGCGGCCTTGCGGAGTTTCTTGACCTCGGGCGCGGTCAGCAGACGCCAGTTGCCGCTCTTGAGGGTCTTGAGCTTGACCGGGCCCAGCGCGACGCGCTTGAGTTTCGTGACCTTGAAGCCGAGCCGGGCGAGGATGCGGCGGATCTCGCGGTTCTGCCCCTCGCGCAGCGTGATCGCGAGCATCGTCTTGTCCCCGCCCTCGCGGTCGGATTGGTAACGCAGGATGCGGACCTGCTCGACGGCGGCCTTCTTCGCGCCGGGCTTGTCCTTGGGGGAACCCGCAGTCGAACCCGTTCCCGGGGCGCGATCCGGGGATTCGCTGCGCTCATCGCCCGGCTTGTGCGCGCTGGATTCCGATGCCTTGGTCTTCGCGACCGACTTGGGGGTCGCGAGGTAAATGCCTTTCTGGAGGCGTTCAAGGTCATCGAACTCGACCTTGCCCTTGACGGTGACACGGTACTCCTTGGGCACCTCGAAGCTCGGGTGCGTGAGCCGATGCGTGAGATCGCCGTCGTTGGTCAGGACCATGAGCCCGGTCGAGTCGGCGTCGAGCCGGCCCACGGGGTACAGCCGCATCTTCGCGGCGAGGCCGGGGTCGATGAGGTCGATGACGCGCTTGCGGCCGTGCGGGTCGTCGTTG
The sequence above is a segment of the Phycisphaeraceae bacterium D3-23 genome. Coding sequences within it:
- a CDS encoding DUF3592 domain-containing protein codes for the protein MALSRTKSRRDTKQQALSDRATGKRSGGCALVLFGLVFFLAGLGTLVWMAVIPLSKVAAARSWQPVPCAVVSSQVTTHSDSDGTTYGIELVYEYEFGGQTYTSDRRSFGIHGSSSGYKGKKKFVDAHPPGHAMTCYVDPSDPGEATLERGVGLSFLWALFPLPFLLAGFFIMRAGVKSMRGGGKGADWRPDALREGEHGVLPVAGEHEAGPVVLRPRGQRLGGAVGLLVFGLIWNGVVAFPVTQVVGGWRSGDPDLCLSLFMLPFVAVGIGVMLMWVRQVMLVFAPVIEVELSRSALAVGETAELRWRVQGRLWRLTAMTIVLVGEEKATYRRGTDTVTDTHAFFEQTVAGADGSGQTFQTLPAVPERGSTTVTIPADTMHSFDAPNNKIVWSIKVSGEVHRWPDPKDTYELTILPRPTDTEA
- a CDS encoding pseudouridine synthase codes for the protein MHHYTDNARGIRLQKAMAEAGHASRRACEELIEAGRVTVNGERVAELPAWVDPSEDTIKVDGQPLPRPRKTKAAVQGKRQRASTAQTLLPGSHAYIMVNKPRGVISTNDDPHGRKRVIDLIDPGLAAKMRLYPVGRLDADSTGLMVLTNDGDLTHRLTHPSFEVPKEYRVTVKGKVEFDDLERLQKGIYLATPKSVAKTKASESSAHKPGDERSESPDRAPGTGSTAGSPKDKPGAKKAAVEQVRILRYQSDREGGDKTMLAITLREGQNREIRRILARLGFKVTKLKRVALGPVKLKTLKSGNWRLLTAPEVKKLRKAAGLG